From the Pseudomonas putida genome, one window contains:
- a CDS encoding class I adenylate cyclase yields the protein MNYPHEIRPDLDEGIDRKVLATLRARFMHINQCRLERAMEGLSSRQQLVLTLLPLLFHVNHPLLPGYVSGATPAGVAGFEPDADQVADAQRLARSFAYKARHGNPPRPIHGLFLMGSLGSLAQAEQSDMDLWVCHAPGLAETEREELRRKCQLLEAWAASQGAEAHFFLIDPQSFAQGQRDSQLSSDDCGTTQHFLLLDEFYRTAIWLAGRTPLWWLVPVYEEHNYQAYTETLLSKRFIRNQDALDLGNLAHIPPGEYVGAGLWQLFKGIDSPYKSLLKLLLTEVYASEHPTVRCLSLDYKQAVFANHLDLDELDPYVMVYRRIERYLQQRGETARLELVRRSLYLKVNKKLSGLDRTRSNGWQRQLLQRLADEWGWDERQLAMLDSRSQWKVRQVAVERRELVAELNHSYRFLGQFAQSQGASSRADQRDLNVLGRRLYAAFERRAGKIEVINPGIAPDIAEDTLTLVQSPNRKEPGTHHWGLYNGNLGVHEWEHFSPIKRCRELLELLTWAHRNGVIDSTTRLALHPGDSDLSEFELFNLLGSLQQSIPLPLDSVSEERLLQPSVADEILLLVNVGVDPLRHHRDLNILMTTERTDSLSYAGVRENLVLTLDQITRNSWNEVLVQRYDGEHALLRCLRDFLNSLGQRSHRPQVRVRCFCHNRAQAISQRVEEIFDTVQLLLDQGLNYRYLLQVAQYTHVLELVPGQVSLATMAEHDAVLDHLGEERSEYSPLHLDGNALQDFDLPLLLEHGRRNCIQVFYRLLDGWADLYVLDEYNALWQQRLPLFDESHLLLPLQRFLRSVVVRHDARLPLDHLQQASLAIHYAQLLPSGPGKARSIEPRPAPSAGVEQPFYEVQAILQAGTGDEVHVTLYCDQQEFSELDHGDQLYEVVARQILGQRRSAGHYRCYITDLDLSELLEDEQGSTSLYLRYKRQLEQALNQGLEQLQAALTP from the coding sequence ATGAATTACCCTCACGAAATCCGCCCTGACCTGGACGAAGGCATCGACCGCAAGGTGCTGGCGACATTGCGTGCGCGCTTTATGCACATCAACCAATGCCGGCTAGAGCGCGCCATGGAGGGCCTGTCGAGCCGCCAACAGCTGGTCCTGACCCTGCTGCCGCTGCTGTTCCACGTCAACCACCCGCTGTTGCCCGGTTACGTATCCGGCGCCACACCGGCCGGGGTGGCGGGGTTCGAGCCAGATGCCGATCAGGTCGCCGATGCCCAGCGCCTGGCGCGCTCGTTCGCCTACAAGGCGCGCCATGGCAACCCGCCACGCCCGATCCACGGCCTGTTCCTGATGGGCAGCCTCGGCTCACTGGCCCAGGCCGAACAGAGCGACATGGACCTGTGGGTGTGCCATGCACCCGGCCTGGCCGAAACCGAGCGTGAGGAACTGCGCCGCAAATGCCAGCTGCTGGAGGCCTGGGCGGCCAGCCAGGGTGCCGAGGCGCATTTCTTCCTGATCGACCCGCAAAGTTTTGCCCAAGGCCAGCGCGACAGCCAGCTCAGCTCCGACGACTGCGGCACCACCCAGCATTTCCTGCTTCTCGACGAGTTCTACCGCACGGCGATCTGGCTCGCCGGGCGCACGCCGCTGTGGTGGCTGGTGCCGGTCTATGAAGAGCACAACTATCAGGCCTATACCGAGACCTTGCTGTCCAAGCGGTTCATCCGCAATCAGGACGCCCTGGACCTTGGCAACCTTGCCCATATTCCACCCGGCGAGTATGTCGGCGCCGGGTTGTGGCAACTGTTCAAGGGCATCGATTCGCCCTACAAGTCACTGCTCAAGCTGCTGCTGACCGAGGTCTATGCCAGCGAGCATCCGACCGTGCGCTGCCTGAGCCTGGACTACAAGCAGGCGGTGTTCGCCAACCATCTCGACCTCGACGAACTCGACCCCTATGTGATGGTGTACCGGCGCATCGAGCGCTACCTGCAGCAACGCGGCGAAACCGCCCGGCTCGAACTGGTCCGGCGCAGCCTGTACCTGAAGGTAAACAAGAAACTGAGCGGCCTGGACCGCACCCGCAGCAACGGCTGGCAGCGCCAACTGTTGCAGCGCCTGGCCGATGAGTGGGGATGGGACGAACGCCAGCTGGCCATGCTCGACAGCCGCAGCCAATGGAAGGTGCGCCAGGTCGCCGTCGAACGCCGTGAACTGGTGGCCGAGCTCAACCATAGCTATCGCTTCCTCGGCCAGTTTGCACAAAGCCAGGGTGCCAGCAGCCGCGCCGACCAGCGTGACCTGAATGTCCTGGGGCGGCGCCTGTACGCCGCCTTCGAACGCCGCGCCGGCAAGATCGAAGTGATCAACCCGGGCATTGCCCCGGACATCGCCGAAGACACCTTGACGCTGGTCCAGTCGCCGAACCGCAAGGAGCCTGGCACCCATCACTGGGGCCTGTACAACGGCAACCTGGGGGTGCACGAATGGGAGCATTTCAGCCCGATCAAGCGCTGCCGCGAATTGCTCGAGCTGTTGACCTGGGCCCACCGCAATGGCGTCATCGACAGCACTACGCGCCTGGCCCTGCACCCAGGCGATAGCGACCTCAGCGAATTCGAGCTGTTCAACCTGTTGGGCAGCCTGCAGCAAAGCATCCCGCTACCGCTGGACAGCGTCAGCGAAGAGCGCCTGCTGCAGCCGAGCGTGGCGGACGAAATCCTGCTGCTGGTCAATGTCGGCGTCGACCCACTGCGCCATCACCGCGACCTGAACATCCTGATGACCACCGAGCGCACCGACTCATTGAGCTATGCCGGCGTGCGCGAGAATCTGGTGCTGACCCTCGACCAAATCACCCGCAACAGCTGGAACGAAGTCCTGGTGCAACGCTACGACGGCGAACACGCACTGCTGCGCTGCCTGCGTGACTTCCTCAACAGCCTCGGCCAGCGCAGCCACCGCCCGCAGGTTCGGGTGCGCTGCTTCTGCCATAACCGCGCCCAGGCCATCAGCCAGCGGGTCGAGGAAATCTTCGACACGGTGCAATTGCTGCTCGATCAAGGCCTGAATTACCGCTACCTGCTGCAGGTGGCGCAGTACACCCATGTGCTTGAACTCGTGCCCGGCCAGGTCAGCCTGGCCACCATGGCCGAGCATGACGCCGTGCTCGATCACCTGGGCGAAGAGCGCAGCGAGTACAGCCCGTTGCACCTGGATGGCAATGCCCTGCAGGACTTCGACCTGCCCCTGCTGCTGGAGCACGGCCGGCGCAATTGCATCCAGGTGTTCTACCGCCTGCTCGATGGCTGGGCCGACCTGTACGTACTGGATGAGTACAACGCCCTCTGGCAGCAGCGCCTCCCACTATTTGACGAAAGTCACCTACTGCTGCCGTTGCAGCGTTTTTTGCGGTCGGTGGTGGTGCGCCATGATGCCCGCCTGCCGCTCGACCATCTGCAGCAGGCTTCACTGGCAATCCACTATGCCCAGCTGCTGCCCTCCGGCCCAGGCAAGGCACGCAGCATCGAGCCTCGCCCAGCACCCAGCGCCGGCGTCGAGCAACCTTTTTACGAGGTTCAGGCCATTCTGCAGGCCGGTACGGGGGATGAGGTGCATGTGACGCTGTATTGCGACCAGCAGGAGTTTTCCGAGCTGGACCATGGCGACCAACTGTATGAAGTGGTCGCCCGGCAGATCCTTGGCCAGCGACGCAGCGCCGGGCACTACCGCTGCTATATCACCGACCTGGACCTGTCCGAGCTGCTCGAGGATGAGCAGGGGTCGACCAGCCTGTACCTGCGCTACAAGCGCCAACTGGAGCAGGCATTGAATCAGGGGCTGGAGCAATTGCAGGCCGCGCTCACCCCCTGA
- a CDS encoding TIGR02647 family protein: protein MSFTPELIAELEVLALFNLDNHQEGIKVGSNASPALIAAAKRLHEKELTDQPDGGYLTSLGNDAAESVQLLLSILKSTQPA, encoded by the coding sequence ATGTCTTTTACCCCCGAACTGATCGCCGAACTGGAAGTGCTCGCCCTGTTCAACCTGGACAACCACCAGGAAGGCATCAAAGTTGGCAGTAACGCGTCGCCCGCCCTGATCGCTGCGGCCAAGCGCCTTCATGAAAAAGAACTCACCGACCAGCCCGATGGTGGCTACCTCACCAGCCTCGGGAATGATGCGGCTGAAAGCGTCCAACTGTTGCTTAGCATCCTCAAATCCACACAGCCCGCATAA
- a CDS encoding glutathione S-transferase, which produces MLKLHGFSVSNYYNMVKLALLEKGLPFEEVTFYGGQAPQALEVSPRGKVPVLETEHGFLSETSVILDYIEQTQSGKALLPSDPFGQAKVRELLKEIELYIELPARTCYGESFFGMAVEPLIKERARADLLAGFATLKRNGRFAPYVAGEQMTLADLMFCFSVDLACAVGKKVLGIDFLADFPQAKALLQLMGENPHMARIVADKEASMPAFMEMIRSGKR; this is translated from the coding sequence ATGCTCAAGCTTCACGGATTCTCGGTCAGCAACTACTACAACATGGTCAAGCTGGCATTGCTGGAAAAAGGCCTGCCTTTCGAGGAAGTCACCTTCTACGGCGGGCAGGCACCGCAGGCGCTGGAGGTCAGCCCAAGGGGCAAGGTGCCGGTGCTGGAAACCGAACACGGCTTCCTCAGCGAAACCAGCGTCATTCTCGACTATATCGAGCAGACCCAAAGTGGCAAGGCGTTGCTGCCGAGTGACCCGTTCGGCCAGGCCAAGGTGCGGGAACTGCTCAAGGAAATCGAACTGTATATCGAGCTGCCGGCGCGTACCTGTTACGGCGAGTCGTTCTTCGGCATGGCGGTGGAGCCGCTGATCAAGGAGCGTGCACGTGCCGACCTGCTGGCGGGGTTTGCCACGCTCAAGCGCAATGGCCGTTTCGCGCCTTATGTGGCGGGTGAGCAGATGACCCTGGCCGACCTGATGTTCTGCTTCTCGGTGGACCTGGCGTGCGCAGTAGGCAAAAAGGTGCTGGGCATCGACTTCCTGGCGGACTTCCCGCAGGCGAAGGCGTTGCTGCAACTGATGGGTGAGAACCCGCACATGGCGCGGATCGTGGCGGACAAGGAGGCCTCGATGCCGGCCTTCATGGAGATGATTCGCAGCGGCAAGCGCTGA
- the argH gene encoding argininosuccinate lyase yields MSTDKTNQSWGGRFSEPVDAFVARFTASVDFDKRLYRHDIMGSIAHATMLAQVGVLSDAERDTIIDGLKTIQGEIEAGSFDWRVDLEDVHMNIEARLTDRIGITGKKLHTGRSRNDQVATDIRLWLRDEIDLILAEITRLQQGLLEQAEREAETIMPGFTHLQTAQPVTFGHHLLAWFEMLSRDYERLVDCRKRANRMPLGSAALAGTTYPIDRELTCKLLGFEAVAGNSLDGVSDRDFAIEFCAAASVAMMHLSRFSEELVLWTSAQFQFIDLPDRFCTGSSIMPQKKNPDVPELVRGKSGRVFGALTGLLTLMKGQPLAYNKDNQEDKEPLFDAADTLRDSLRAFADMIPAIKPKHAIMREAALRGFSTATDLADYLVRRGLPFRDCHEIVGHAVKYGVDTGKDLAEMSLEELRQFSDQIEQDVFAVLTLEGSVNARNHIGGTAPAQVRAAVVRGKALLASR; encoded by the coding sequence ATGAGCACCGACAAGACCAATCAGTCCTGGGGCGGCCGCTTCAGTGAGCCCGTCGACGCCTTCGTCGCCCGCTTCACCGCCTCGGTCGACTTCGACAAGCGCCTGTACCGCCACGACATCATGGGTTCGATCGCCCACGCCACCATGCTGGCGCAAGTCGGCGTTCTCAGCGATGCCGAGCGCGACACCATCATCGATGGCCTGAAAACCATCCAGGGCGAAATCGAGGCTGGCAGCTTCGACTGGCGCGTCGACCTGGAAGACGTGCACATGAACATCGAAGCACGCCTGACCGACCGCATCGGCATCACCGGCAAGAAACTGCACACCGGCCGCAGCCGCAACGACCAGGTGGCCACCGACATCCGCCTGTGGCTGCGTGACGAGATCGACCTGATCCTGGCCGAGATCACTCGCCTGCAACAGGGTCTGCTGGAACAGGCCGAGCGTGAAGCCGAAACCATCATGCCTGGCTTCACCCACCTGCAGACCGCCCAGCCGGTCACCTTCGGCCACCACCTGCTGGCCTGGTTCGAAATGCTCAGCCGCGACTACGAGCGCCTGGTCGACTGCCGCAAGCGCGCCAACCGCATGCCACTGGGCAGCGCCGCGCTGGCCGGCACCACCTACCCGATCGACCGTGAACTGACCTGCAAGCTGCTGGGCTTCGAAGCTGTGGCCGGTAACTCGCTGGACGGTGTTTCGGACCGCGACTTCGCCATCGAATTCTGCGCTGCCGCCAGCGTGGCGATGATGCACCTGTCGCGCTTCTCCGAAGAGCTGGTGCTGTGGACCAGCGCCCAGTTCCAGTTCATCGACCTGCCTGATCGCTTCTGCACCGGCAGCTCGATCATGCCGCAGAAGAAGAATCCGGACGTTCCGGAGCTGGTGCGTGGCAAGAGCGGCCGTGTCTTCGGCGCCCTGACCGGCCTGCTGACCTTGATGAAAGGCCAGCCGCTGGCCTACAACAAGGACAACCAGGAAGACAAGGAGCCGCTGTTCGACGCCGCAGACACCCTGCGCGACTCGCTGCGCGCCTTCGCCGACATGATCCCAGCGATCAAGCCCAAGCACGCCATCATGCGCGAAGCAGCTCTGCGCGGCTTCTCCACCGCCACTGACCTTGCCGACTACCTGGTCCGCCGCGGCCTGCCGTTCCGTGATTGCCACGAGATCGTCGGCCACGCCGTGAAGTATGGCGTCGACACCGGCAAGGACCTGGCCGAAATGAGCCTGGAGGAGCTGCGCCAGTTCAGCGACCAGATCGAGCAGGACGTGTTTGCCGTGCTGACCCTGGAAGGCTCGGTGAATGCCCGTAACCACATCGGTGGCACCGCGCCGGCGCAGGTACGCGCCGCTGTCGTTCGCGGCAAGGCCCTGCTGGCTTCGCGTTAA
- a CDS encoding LytR/AlgR family response regulator transcription factor gives MNVLIVDDEPQARERLTRLFAELEGYSVLEPSATNGDEALALIESLKPDVVLLDIGMPGLDGLQVAARLCEREAPPSVVFCTGDDEYGAEAFKESTLSHVTKPIQPQALRDALRKAEKPNRAQLAALTRPGSEGGGPRSHISARTRKGIELIPLPQVIYFIADHKYVTLRHEAGEVLLDEPLKALEDEFGERFVRIHRNALVARERIERLQRTPLGHFQLFLKGLDGDALTVSRRHVAGVRKMMQTL, from the coding sequence ATGAATGTCCTGATCGTTGATGACGAACCCCAAGCCCGTGAACGCCTCACACGGCTATTCGCTGAACTGGAGGGGTACTCTGTGCTGGAGCCCAGCGCCACCAACGGCGATGAGGCCCTGGCATTGATCGAAAGCCTCAAGCCCGATGTAGTCCTGCTGGACATCGGCATGCCAGGCCTGGATGGCCTGCAGGTCGCCGCTCGCCTGTGCGAGCGCGAGGCACCACCGTCGGTGGTGTTCTGTACCGGCGATGATGAATACGGTGCCGAGGCATTCAAGGAAAGCACCCTCAGCCACGTGACCAAGCCGATTCAGCCTCAAGCCCTGCGTGATGCCTTGCGCAAGGCCGAGAAGCCCAACCGCGCCCAGCTGGCGGCGTTGACCCGGCCTGGCAGTGAAGGCGGCGGCCCGCGCAGCCATATCAGTGCGCGCACGCGTAAAGGGATCGAACTCATTCCTTTGCCCCAGGTGATCTATTTCATAGCCGACCACAAGTACGTGACCTTGCGCCACGAAGCCGGGGAGGTGCTGCTCGACGAGCCGCTCAAGGCGCTGGAGGACGAGTTCGGCGAGCGCTTCGTACGCATCCACCGCAATGCGCTGGTTGCCCGCGAGCGCATCGAACGCTTGCAACGCACGCCGCTGGGGCATTTCCAGCTGTTCCTCAAGGGCCTGGACGGCGATGCCCTGACGGTCAGCCGCCGGCATGTGGCGGGCGTGCGCAAGATGATGCAGACGCTTTGA
- the hemC gene encoding hydroxymethylbilane synthase: protein MSTREIRIATRKSALALWQAEYVKARLEQAHPGLLVTLVPMVSRGDKLLDAPLAKIGGKGLFVKELETALLDNEADIAVHSMKDVPMDFPEGLGLYCICEREDPRDAFVSNTFASLDALPAGSIVGTSSLRRQAQLLARRPDLKIHFLRGNVNTRLAKLDAGEYDAIILAAAGLIRLGFEDRITDTISVDDSLPAGGQGAVGIECRSADSKIHALLAPLHHADTADRVVAERALNKRLNGGCQVPIACYAVLEGNQLWLRGLVGQPSGGTLLVADARAPRKDAEALGVQVAEALLGQGAEAILKEVYGEAGHP from the coding sequence ATGTCCACTCGCGAAATCCGCATTGCCACCCGTAAAAGTGCCTTGGCCCTATGGCAGGCCGAATACGTCAAAGCCCGCCTCGAGCAGGCCCACCCCGGTCTGCTGGTGACCCTGGTACCCATGGTCAGCCGCGGCGACAAGCTGCTTGATGCACCGCTGGCGAAGATCGGCGGCAAGGGGCTGTTCGTCAAAGAATTGGAAACAGCGCTGCTGGACAACGAAGCCGACATCGCCGTGCATTCGATGAAGGACGTGCCCATGGACTTCCCCGAAGGCCTGGGCCTGTACTGCATCTGCGAGCGCGAAGACCCGCGCGATGCCTTCGTCTCCAATACCTTCGCCAGCCTCGACGCCCTACCGGCCGGCAGCATCGTCGGCACCTCCAGCCTGCGCCGCCAGGCTCAGCTGCTGGCACGCCGGCCGGACCTGAAAATCCACTTCCTGCGCGGCAACGTCAACACCCGCCTGGCCAAGCTCGATGCCGGCGAATACGACGCCATCATCCTCGCCGCTGCGGGCCTGATTCGCCTGGGCTTCGAGGACCGTATCACCGATACCATCAGCGTCGACGACAGCCTGCCAGCTGGTGGCCAAGGCGCGGTGGGCATCGAGTGCCGCAGCGCCGACAGCAAAATCCATGCGCTGCTGGCTCCGCTGCACCATGCAGATACTGCCGACCGCGTAGTCGCCGAGCGTGCCTTGAACAAGCGCCTCAATGGTGGCTGCCAGGTGCCGATCGCCTGCTATGCGGTGCTCGAAGGCAATCAGCTGTGGCTGCGCGGCCTGGTTGGCCAGCCAAGTGGCGGTACCCTGCTGGTGGCGGATGCGCGCGCACCACGTAAGGATGCCGAAGCCTTGGGCGTGCAGGTTGCCGAAGCCCTGCTGGGCCAGGGCGCCGAAGCCATTCTCAAGGAAGTCTACGGCGAGGCCGGGCATCCGTGA
- a CDS encoding uroporphyrinogen-III synthase: MSPWRLLLTRPIDDCAALAQSLAAAGVASSCLPLLAIEPVAVADGQRQQLAGLAQCQAIIVVSKPAARLLLEQLQRAGLQAPSAGWFTVGEATAAVLQGAGLQVTFPGLGDDSEALLALPALRQAIAAPGARVLIVRGVGGRELLAERLAEQGASVEYLELYRRCLPEYPAGTLMRRIEAERLNGLVVSSGQGLEHLQQMAAADWPRVASLPLFVPSPRVAEQARAAGAQQVVDCRGASATALLAAVQRSAAPASQGASH, from the coding sequence GTGAGCCCTTGGCGCCTGCTGCTGACCCGGCCTATCGATGACTGCGCGGCATTGGCGCAGAGCCTGGCCGCCGCCGGTGTGGCCAGCAGTTGCCTGCCGTTGTTGGCCATCGAGCCCGTCGCTGTGGCTGACGGGCAGCGTCAACAGCTGGCCGGGCTGGCGCAGTGCCAGGCGATCATCGTGGTCAGCAAGCCGGCGGCCCGACTGCTGCTTGAGCAGCTGCAGCGCGCTGGCCTGCAAGCACCGTCTGCAGGCTGGTTTACCGTGGGCGAGGCAACGGCGGCGGTGTTGCAGGGCGCGGGGCTTCAGGTGACATTTCCCGGGCTGGGTGACGACAGCGAGGCCTTGCTCGCACTCCCAGCCCTGCGCCAGGCTATTGCGGCGCCTGGAGCGCGCGTGCTGATCGTGCGTGGCGTCGGAGGTCGCGAACTGCTGGCCGAGCGTCTTGCAGAGCAAGGTGCTAGTGTCGAATATCTGGAACTGTATCGCCGCTGTCTGCCGGAGTACCCGGCGGGCACGCTGATGCGCCGCATAGAAGCGGAACGCCTCAATGGCCTGGTGGTCAGCAGTGGGCAGGGTCTTGAACATTTGCAGCAGATGGCCGCTGCCGACTGGCCGCGAGTGGCGAGCCTGCCTTTGTTCGTACCCAGTCCGCGGGTCGCGGAACAGGCCAGGGCCGCCGGGGCCCAACAGGTTGTGGATTGCCGTGGCGCGAGTGCCACGGCCTTGCTGGCAGCCGTGCAGCGCAGCGCTGCACCTGCCTCTCAAGGCGCTTCGCACTAG
- a CDS encoding uroporphyrinogen-III C-methyltransferase yields the protein MSETVLSNNDQPSAQAPAQPVTDKPVKRSGSGLAVLALLLGAAGVAVGGWGVWQVRQLQGSAVNQGQHLEALNQRASALQQREQQISAQLASLPAASELEDRRRLVAQLQGDQQRLSQRLETALGESRKEWRLAEAEHLLRLATLRLSALQDITSAKALVEGADEILREQSDPGAFAAREQLARSLATLNSTQQPDRTGLFLKLAAQRELVQELSAQSPEFASNADALGALTAEGDGASRLSQWWAEISKYFQIDFNADDNVRPLLAGQQLNQLRLALSLTIEQAQWAALNGEAKVYSQALDDARSVLLANFNADNPQSKAMLDSLNALAEQPVSVVTPDLSESLAAVQAYIQRRHLPAEAEGGKP from the coding sequence GTGAGCGAAACTGTCTTGTCCAACAATGATCAGCCGTCGGCGCAAGCGCCGGCGCAACCCGTCACCGACAAGCCTGTAAAGCGCTCTGGCAGTGGTCTGGCCGTGCTGGCGCTGTTGCTGGGTGCGGCCGGGGTCGCAGTAGGGGGTTGGGGTGTCTGGCAGGTGCGGCAGCTGCAAGGCAGTGCAGTGAACCAGGGCCAGCACCTCGAAGCCCTCAACCAGCGCGCCTCTGCACTGCAGCAGCGTGAGCAGCAGATCAGTGCACAACTGGCCAGCCTGCCGGCAGCCAGCGAGCTGGAAGACCGCCGCCGCCTGGTGGCGCAGCTGCAAGGCGACCAGCAGCGTCTCAGCCAGCGTCTGGAAACCGCACTTGGCGAAAGCCGCAAGGAGTGGCGCCTGGCCGAGGCCGAACACCTGCTGCGCCTTGCTACCCTGCGCTTGTCGGCGCTGCAGGACATCACCAGCGCCAAGGCACTGGTCGAAGGGGCCGACGAAATCCTCCGCGAACAGAGCGACCCGGGCGCCTTTGCTGCCCGCGAGCAACTGGCGCGCAGCCTGGCCACGCTCAACAGCACCCAGCAGCCGGACCGCACTGGTCTGTTCCTCAAGCTCGCCGCCCAGCGTGAACTGGTTCAGGAACTCAGCGCCCAGTCGCCCGAGTTCGCCAGCAACGCCGATGCGCTCGGTGCACTGACTGCCGAGGGTGATGGGGCCAGTCGCCTGTCGCAGTGGTGGGCAGAAATCTCCAAGTACTTCCAGATCGACTTCAACGCTGACGACAACGTGCGGCCGTTGCTGGCCGGCCAACAGCTGAACCAGCTGCGCCTGGCCCTGAGCCTGACCATCGAACAGGCGCAGTGGGCTGCGCTCAATGGTGAGGCCAAGGTCTACAGCCAGGCCCTGGATGATGCCCGCAGCGTGCTGCTGGCCAACTTCAATGCCGACAACCCGCAAAGCAAGGCGATGCTCGACAGCCTCAACGCGCTGGCTGAACAGCCCGTCTCGGTAGTGACGCCGGACCTGAGCGAAAGCCTGGCGGCGGTGCAGGCGTACATCCAGCGTCGCCATCTGCCAGCCGAGGCAGAAGGGGGCAAGCCATGA
- a CDS encoding heme biosynthesis HemY N-terminal domain-containing protein, translating to MKRVYLLAVLAIVIAAALGIAVAKHSGYVLIAYGGFRYQSGLWAALGALAAVVVLLLLLRYLVGLVLTSSGVVNPWSRRNRSRRVRIAIEQGQLDLAEGRWASAQRHLHRAAEAERQPLLYYLGAARAANEQGRKEDSDNLLERALERQPQAELAIALTHAQLQMDRGERDAALETLLAMQERHPHNTQVLRLLQRLHLERGDWPALIRLMPDLRKGKVLPADELAALEKRAWGQNLGLATTRGEDVQSARQALERAWQQLTAAQRQEPQLVLAYAEQLRQVGAQGEAEQVLRSALKREYESHLARLYGLVRGDDPARQLQTAEGWLKAHPEDPSLLLTLGRLSLQNRLWGKARDYLESSLRMERNPEACAELARLLASLGETERSNQLFEEGLGLLDERLLALPLPESVRA from the coding sequence ATGAAGCGTGTCTACCTGCTGGCCGTACTGGCGATCGTGATTGCTGCAGCCTTGGGCATCGCGGTAGCCAAGCACAGTGGTTACGTGCTGATCGCCTACGGCGGTTTCCGTTACCAGTCCGGATTGTGGGCGGCGCTCGGAGCGCTGGCTGCGGTGGTCGTTTTGCTGTTGCTGCTGCGTTACCTGGTTGGCCTGGTGCTGACCTCCAGTGGCGTGGTCAACCCATGGTCGCGGCGCAACCGCAGCCGACGCGTGCGGATCGCCATCGAGCAGGGCCAGCTGGACCTGGCCGAGGGCCGCTGGGCCAGTGCCCAGCGCCACTTGCATCGTGCCGCCGAGGCCGAGCGCCAGCCGCTGTTGTATTACCTCGGCGCTGCCCGAGCCGCCAATGAGCAGGGGCGTAAGGAAGACAGCGACAACCTGCTGGAGCGTGCCCTGGAGCGTCAGCCGCAGGCCGAGCTGGCCATTGCCCTGACCCATGCGCAATTGCAGATGGACCGTGGCGAGCGTGATGCCGCGCTGGAGACGCTGCTGGCCATGCAGGAGCGGCATCCCCATAACACCCAGGTCCTGCGCTTGTTGCAGCGTCTGCACCTGGAGCGCGGCGACTGGCCGGCGCTGATCCGCCTGATGCCAGACCTGCGCAAGGGCAAGGTGTTGCCGGCTGATGAGCTGGCGGCGTTGGAGAAGCGCGCTTGGGGCCAGAACCTTGGCCTGGCGACCACCCGTGGCGAGGATGTGCAAAGTGCCCGGCAGGCGCTGGAGCGCGCCTGGCAGCAGCTGACCGCAGCCCAGCGCCAGGAGCCGCAACTGGTGCTGGCCTATGCCGAACAGCTGCGCCAGGTGGGTGCCCAGGGCGAAGCCGAGCAGGTACTGCGCAGCGCGCTCAAGCGTGAGTACGAAAGCCACCTGGCTCGCCTGTACGGCCTCGTGCGCGGTGATGACCCGGCGCGTCAGCTGCAAACCGCCGAAGGTTGGCTGAAGGCCCACCCAGAAGACCCGAGCCTGTTGCTTACACTCGGTCGCCTTAGCCTGCAGAACCGTCTGTGGGGCAAGGCGCGCGACTATCTCGAAAGCAGTCTGCGCATGGAGCGTAATCCGGAAGCCTGCGCCGAACTCGCGCGCTTGCTGGCCAGCCTGGGCGAAACCGAACGCAGCAATCAGCTGTTCGAGGAAGGGCTGGGCCTGCTCGACGAGCGTCTTCTGGCACTGCCGCTGCCAGAGAGCGTACGCGCCTGA
- a CDS encoding disulfide bond formation protein B, with product MPMASLRTLFIPACLASLAVLGASFYLESAVGLVPCLLCFSQRILLALYALVCLSAALHSPGIAGVRRYARAGLLCAASGALLAARHVWLQGASDAGHLCPLPIGHMFEQSWREAARQLLLGGPDCSSLTWSFLDLTLPEWSLLAFLLLAALPLSGLLVCRFRSLRATSGGASGY from the coding sequence ATGCCGATGGCCAGTCTGCGCACGCTTTTCATTCCGGCATGCCTTGCATCGCTGGCAGTGCTGGGCGCGTCCTTCTATCTCGAGAGTGCCGTTGGGCTTGTGCCTTGCCTGCTGTGTTTCAGCCAGCGGATACTGCTGGCCTTGTATGCACTTGTCTGCCTTAGTGCGGCGTTGCATTCGCCTGGTATTGCCGGGGTACGGCGTTATGCGCGAGCAGGGCTGCTGTGCGCGGCCAGTGGTGCCTTGCTGGCGGCACGGCATGTGTGGTTGCAGGGCGCGAGTGATGCAGGCCATCTGTGCCCTTTACCCATCGGGCACATGTTCGAACAGTCCTGGCGTGAAGCTGCGCGGCAACTATTGCTGGGCGGTCCCGATTGCAGCTCGCTGACCTGGAGCTTTCTCGACCTGACATTGCCGGAGTGGAGCCTGCTGGCGTTTCTGCTGTTGGCCGCGCTGCCCTTGAGCGGGCTGCTGGTGTGTCGTTTCCGCTCACTTCGCGCGACCAGTGGTGGTGCATCAGGGTATTAA